DNA sequence from the Halodesulfovibrio sp. MK-HDV genome:
TGATGATGAAGTAATATTTTATGCGTCGCTACACTTTACTGAAAATTCCTTGGATAATAAAATTTTTAATGATTATTCTTTTGATGTTCCATTGTGCCTTCCTATGAAAATCATACAACGTTTAGTAGAAAAGTATGCAAGGTGGGATTTTTCTATTGGTGATGAGCATCCAGCAGATACGCTTGTAGATTTATTCAAAAAGGTATTGCCGAATGAATATGCAATATAAGATAATGATAGGGACGATATTAGTTGTAATGTTATTATTTGGAGTAAACGGTTGTATGAGTAAAGAACTTAAAAATGCTTTGAACAATGAAGATGCACAAGTGGTTTCACAGCTAGTACAGAATGATCCTGATGATATTTCTGGTGCTTCACTAAAAAATTATACGTTACGTGGGTTAGAATTGCATGATCTCACAATAACAAATGTGGATATGTATAATCTTGATTTACAAGGTGCAAAGTTAACCAACGTAACATTTGAAGATTGCACGTTGACTGGTGTTGATTTTAGTAGCAGTGAGTTTCATAATGTCCGGTTTATGGATACCACGCTCGAACCGATTGGCACCACAAGATATGATGTGAAGGAAACGACATTTAAAAATTCGTTGCTAGACAAAGTTGGATTTGGAGACGGAAGTAAATTGCTGGATGTGTTACTGCATTCATTGGCTAAAGGGTCTAGTCTTGCAATTGTTGATTGCACGATAGAGGTTGTGGTTGAGGGGCATTCCTATGTTTTTTACGACTCTTATCTAGAGAATTTATTGATAGACAGAACCAATGTGGAAGAAGGTGTTGCACTGTCCCTAGCAATATTTGGCGCAGAGAATGTTATAATTAAAAATAGTTCGTTAACAAACGTTGATTTCTATGGGGTTCAGGCTAAAAATTTACTTATTCAGAATAACCAAGATACTCTTTTGCGTGTTGGTGGTGAATTTGAAAATGTGAAAATTGTGGAGAATAACGACTCAAGGATAGTGCTGAATGGTGCAATAACTACAGTATATGCTAGCGATAATGGGGGGGGAAACAGTGGAGTATCTTTGAGAGGAGATATCAGCAAAGTGTTAGTGAAAGATGGTAGTGGACTTGGTGTAAGCTTTGCAAGAGGTGTGATGAAGACAGTGGAGGTGTTTAACTGTGATAATATGAGGTATTTAGAGCTGAAATCTGTGGTTATTGATGAGTTGAAGTTGATCACACTTGATGCAGAAGAAATAAATTCCACTGAAACAGTAATAAAAAAAATTATCTATAGAAAATGTAGCGTTGAAAGGGAGCAGTTGGGTAGAAAAGACTACAATTGATGAATTGTCTGTCGAAAATTTGTCTATTTCCTCAGATGTGTATTATAATAAATTGTTTGAAGAAACAGAAGGCTTTTGGAATGACTTGCTTTCAAAACAGTAAATTTTTTATTTTCGTATGCCCGTGCTAATTCTTCAACAGTTCTTGAGTTAAAGATTATGGGCTGTATCAGAAGGTAGAAATAGAAAAGGCAAACTCAATTGAGTCTGCCTTTTTTATTATTGGATCTGAATATACGGAGTGGCCAATCAAACTGTTGGAACTGCGTTCGCGTATTGAATAATTTTGCCTCTATTAAAAAAAGATAGATGGTGATTAAGCATTTGATGGGCTGCTGTGTTTTCCAGTGAAGACTGAACAGTACTCAATGGTAGATTCTGTAACGCGGGAATTTACTATTGGTTATAATTGCCTAATAGTATGTTGTTCTTGCGGTTAAAAAGGTGTTTCAAATGAAGATTCTGTATAGGTCGTTAGTAGGCGTGGGCTGTATTGTGGCGTTGTTATGTGGGCTCAATGGCTGCATGAGTCAGGAGCTAAAGACCGCGTTAAACAATGAAGATGCACAAGCGGTTTCACAGCTAATACAGAATGACCCCGATGATATTTCTGGTGCTTCATTAAAAGATTATAAGTTGCGTGGATTAAAACTGCACGATTTAATAATGAGAAATGTGAATATGTACAATCTTGACTTACAAGGTGCAAAGTTAACCAATGTAACATTTGAAGATTGTACATTGACTGGTGTTGATTTTAGTAACAGTGAGTTTCACAATGTTCGGTTTATGGATACCACGCTTGAACCGATTGGCACCACAAGATATGATGTGAAAGAAACGACATTTAAAAATTCGTTGCTAGATAAGGTTGGATTTGGAGATGGTAGTAAGCTTTTAGATGTATTAATGCATTCTTTACTTAAAGGATCTAGTATTGCAATTGTAGATAGTACAGTTGCTGTCGTGGTTGAAGATCATTCCTTTGTTTTTAATGATTCATATCTAGATAATCTACTTATTGACAGGACTGATGTAAAAAAAGGTGTGGCAATTTCTCTTTCGATACTAGGAGGAGGTAATGTTATTATAAGGGATAGCTCATTAATAGATGTTGATTTGTATGGGCTCGATGCTAAGAATTTTATTTTTGAGAATAATCGTAACTCACTTTTACGGGTTGGTGGTGAAATTGGGAATGTGAAGATAGCCAAAAATAGAAATACCTGGATTGCTATTAATGGGAAAATAAAAGAGATATCTGCCATTGACAATGGTGGTCGTGATAGCGGTGTAGGCTTTAGAGGGGAAATTGATAACGTTGTTGTTAGAGATAGCGATGAGCTTAGTGTAGATTTTGCTCGGGCAACTATAAAAAAGGCAAAAATATTTAATTGTAATAATATGAATGACTTAGAGCTTAGGCATGTGGTTGTCGAGGACTTGGAGCTACACTCTCTTGATCTGAAGGAGATTAATTCTGCTGAAACGTTAATTAAAAACTTATCAATAGACGATGTTGTATTGAAAAAGCGGAGTTGGGTGAGGGATACTAAAGTTTCTAATGCATCGATAAACAACTTTTCTATCCTTCCAACTATTAAGTATGATGAGTTATATGAAGAAACAGAAGGCTTTTGGAATGGATTGCTTTCAAAGCAGTAAGTTTTTTATTTCTGTACAGACATACTAATTTAGCAACAGTTCTTGGGTTAAATATTATAAGCTGTATCAGAAGATAGAAATAAAAAAGGCAAACTCAGTTGAGTCTGCCTTTTTTATTATTGAACCTGAATTGATGTCGTGACCCATAAAACTTTAGGAACTGTGCTCGCGTGTTGCATGATTTTTTGTTTCTACTAAAAAATGTTGGTGACTAAACATTCGATGGGCTTCTGTGTTTTTCTGTGAATATTGACAGTGCTTGCTAGAAGATTATGCAATGTAGAAATTAAGCCTGATAGTTTATTATTCAAGGCGCTCAAAAAAGGTGTTCAAGATGAATACGCAATATAAGTTTTTAATAGGGCTAGCCTTAATTGTGGCGTTGTTGTGTGGTCTAAACGGTTGTATGAGTCAGGAGTTAAAAACAGCTTTGAGTGACGGCGATGCACAATTGGTATCACAGATAGTACAGACTAATCCTAATGATCTTTCAGGTGCTTCACTAAAAGACTATAGGTTGCATGGGTTGGAATTGCACGATCTTACGATAACAAATGTGGATATGTTCAATCTTGACTTACAAGGTGCAAAGTTAACCAATGTAACATTTGAAGATTGTACGTTGACTGGCGTTGATTTCAGCAATAGCGAGTTTCATAATGTTCGATTTATGAATACCACGCTCGAACCGATTGGCACCACAAGATATGATGTGAAGGAAACGACATTTAAAAATTCGTTGCTAGATAAGGTTGGATTTGGAGACGGAAGTAAATTGCTGGATGTGTTACTGCACTCATTGGCTAAAGGGTCTAGTCTTGCAATTGTTGATTGCACAATAGAGGTTGTGGTTGAGGGGCATTCCTATGTTTTTTATGACTCCTATCTAGAAAATTTACTGATAGACAGGACTGATGTGGAAGAAGGCGTTGCACTGTCTTTAGCAATATTTGGCGGAGAGAATGTTGTAATCAAGAATAGTTCATTGACGAACGTTGATTTTTATGGAGTTGAAGCTAAAAATTTACTTATCAAGAATAATAGAGATTCACTTTTGCGCGTTGGTGGTGAATTTGAGAATGTGAAAGTCGTGGGGAACAGCGATTCTTTGATAGTGGTTGATGGTGCAATAACAACAGCATATGCAAGCGATAATGGAGGAAAAAATAGTGATGTGTCTTTTGGAGGGGATATTGGCGAAGTGCTAGTGAAAGATGGTGGTGGACTTAGTGTATGCCTTTCTCGAGGCAAGATTAAATCAGCAGTAGTGTCTAACTGCAATAATATGGTTTACTTAGAATTGAAATCTGTGATTATTGATGAATTGAAGTTGAGTACACTTGATGCAGAAGAAATAAATTCGGCTGAAACATTAATAAAAAAATTATCCATAGAAGATGTTGTCTTGAAAGAGAGAAGCTGGGTGAGAGATACCACGGTTGTGGATGTGTCTGTCGAAAATTTAACTATTTCTCCAGATGTGCGTTACGATGAGTCATATAAAGAGACAGAAGGGTTTTGGAATGACTTGCTTTCAAAGCAGTAAGTTTTTTATTTTCGTATGCCTATGCTAATCGTTCAACAGTTTTTGAGTCAAAGATTATGGGCTGTATCAGAAGATAGAAATAAAAAAGGCAAACTCAGTTGAGTCTGTCTTTTTTTATTATTGAACCTGAATTGATGTCGTGACCGATCAAACTTTAGGAACTGTGCTCGCGTGTTGCATGATTTTTTGTTTCTACTAAAAAAATGTTGGTGACTAAACATTCGATGGGCTTCTGTGTTTTCCAGTGAATATTGGAAAGTACTTGGTAGAAGAATCTGTAGTGTGGAAATTTGCTATTGGTGATGATTGCCTCGATAGTATGTCGTTTCTTGCGCTTAAAAAGGTATTCCAAATGAATCTGCGGTATAGGTTTTTAATAGGGTTGGTTGTAATATTTGCGCTGGTTGGCATGGACGGTTGCATGAGCCAAGAGCTAAAGACAGCTTTGAGCACTGAAGATGCACAGGTAGTCTCACAGCTAGTACAGACTAATCCTAATGATATTTCTGGTGCTTCATTAAAAAATTATACGTTACGTGGGTTAGAATTGCATGATCTCACAATAAAAAATGTGGATATGTACAATCTTGACTTACAAGGTGCAAAGTTAACCAATATAACATTTGAAGATTGTACATTGACTGGTGTTGATTTCAGCAACAGCGAGTTTCATAATGTCAGGTTTATGGATACCACGCTCGAACCAATCGGCTCTACTCCTTATGATGAAAAGGTAACAACC
Encoded proteins:
- a CDS encoding pentapeptide repeat-containing protein, which encodes MSKELKNALNNEDAQVVSQLVQNDPDDISGASLKNYTLRGLELHDLTITNVDMYNLDLQGAKLTNVTFEDCTLTGVDFSSSEFHNVRFMDTTLEPIGTTRYDVKETTFKNSLLDKVGFGDGSKLLDVLLHSLAKGSSLAIVDCTIEVVVEGHSYVFYDSYLENLLIDRTNVEEGVALSLAIFGAENVIIKNSSLTNVDFYGVQAKNLLIQNNQDTLLRVGGEFENVKIVENNDSRIVLNGAITTVYASDNGGGNSGVSLRGDISKVLVKDGSGLGVSFARGVMKTVEVFNCDNMRYLELKSVVIDELKLITLDAEEINSTETVIKKIIYRKCSVEREQLGRKDYN
- a CDS encoding pentapeptide repeat-containing protein, with the translated sequence MKILYRSLVGVGCIVALLCGLNGCMSQELKTALNNEDAQAVSQLIQNDPDDISGASLKDYKLRGLKLHDLIMRNVNMYNLDLQGAKLTNVTFEDCTLTGVDFSNSEFHNVRFMDTTLEPIGTTRYDVKETTFKNSLLDKVGFGDGSKLLDVLMHSLLKGSSIAIVDSTVAVVVEDHSFVFNDSYLDNLLIDRTDVKKGVAISLSILGGGNVIIRDSSLIDVDLYGLDAKNFIFENNRNSLLRVGGEIGNVKIAKNRNTWIAINGKIKEISAIDNGGRDSGVGFRGEIDNVVVRDSDELSVDFARATIKKAKIFNCNNMNDLELRHVVVEDLELHSLDLKEINSAETLIKNLSIDDVVLKKRSWVRDTKVSNASINNFSILPTIKYDELYEETEGFWNGLLSKQ
- a CDS encoding pentapeptide repeat-containing protein; its protein translation is MNTQYKFLIGLALIVALLCGLNGCMSQELKTALSDGDAQLVSQIVQTNPNDLSGASLKDYRLHGLELHDLTITNVDMFNLDLQGAKLTNVTFEDCTLTGVDFSNSEFHNVRFMNTTLEPIGTTRYDVKETTFKNSLLDKVGFGDGSKLLDVLLHSLAKGSSLAIVDCTIEVVVEGHSYVFYDSYLENLLIDRTDVEEGVALSLAIFGGENVVIKNSSLTNVDFYGVEAKNLLIKNNRDSLLRVGGEFENVKVVGNSDSLIVVDGAITTAYASDNGGKNSDVSFGGDIGEVLVKDGGGLSVCLSRGKIKSAVVSNCNNMVYLELKSVIIDELKLSTLDAEEINSAETLIKKLSIEDVVLKERSWVRDTTVVDVSVENLTISPDVRYDESYKETEGFWNDLLSKQ